One Clavelina lepadiformis chromosome 1, kaClaLepa1.1, whole genome shotgun sequence genomic region harbors:
- the LOC143460852 gene encoding uncharacterized protein LOC143460852, producing MMNSSQNQTNSSDGSLCQQDKSVYRYVEAAFASISVAMHIFILLSILIYGKHFRQKPTNIYATNLIVANFMAGLIRIFSNFSWFFNEETVAAYNHLNRKKIHYHLYKNESLLMLWYAVAVLNLMLFLVITAAMCLLVNSLRINIFQINNSRSGQGRSSVQEHAEICRGICNFLVCLKTRPRAVALWCIFLSWLIPILGAVVVVLMGNNCVFTCHCVFNYLPLDTSLAVCPPIESCHQLLIPMTNYAVIVGVVIWLVFAIVLGCILILSCKDFQHFKLQRKNALRVSYKHKDDSDDHVLEITSPNGEEEPDKDEQNSLDLETSKPISNENSSKILTKFPKQFNLKDQSGSIFLESVRKNLIYLFILSIAFVIGYGFICIPSLVIAIDPQSLNYFSIGFLTIMYWISLEIEMLLSIITCCVTPGLKRSVKKLCFVILSCSRYNYVT from the exons atgatGAATAGCAGCCAGAATCAGACAAATTCCAGTGATGGCTCCCTATGCCAGCAAGATAAATCAGTATATCGTTATGTAGAAGCGGCATTTGCATCTATTTCTGTTGCTAtgcatattttcattttgttatcaATTCTGATTTATGG AAAACATTTTCGTCAAAAACCTACAAATATCTACGCGACAAACTTAATTGTTGCCAACTTCATGGCAGgcttgataagaatattctcaaacttttctTGGTTTTTCAACGAGGAAACAGTTGCAGCTTACAATCATCTTAACCGAAAAAAAATCCATTACCACCTTTACAAGAATGAGTCCTTGTTGATGCTTTGGTACGCGGTGGCCGTATTAAACCTTATGCTTTTTCTAG ttattACTGCTGCAATGTGTCTTCTGGTCAATTCTTTGCGGATAAATATCTTCCAAATTAATAACTCAAGATCGGGACAAGGAAGATCTTCAGTTCAGGAACATGCAGAAATCTGCAGAGGAATTTGCAA cTTCCTTGTCTGCCTCAAGACAAGACCTCGAGCAGTTGCCCTATGGTGTATATTCTTGTCATGGTTGATACCTATTCTTGGTGCGGTAGTCGTTGTCTTGATGGGGAATAATTGTGTTTTCACCTGCCACTGTGTGTTTAACTACCTTCCTCTTGATACGTCACTGGCGGTTTGCCCTCCGATAGAAA GTTGCCACCAACTCTTGATTCCAATGACGAACTATGCTGTCATAGTTGGAGTAGTAATTTGGCTGGTTTTCGCAATAGTTCTTGGATGCATTCTGATACTTTCCTGCAAAGATTTCCAACACTTCAAACTTCAAAGGAAAAACGCTCTCAGAGTCTCTTACAAGCACAAAGATGATTCAGATGATCATGTATTAGAAATTACAAGTCCAAACGGCGAGGAGGAGCCAGACAAAGATGAGCAGAATTCCCTTGATCTTGAGACTTCAAAACCTATTTCCAATGAAAATTCTAGCAAAATTCTAACAAAATTTCCAAAGCAGTTTAACTTGAAAGATCAATCAGGCagcatttttcttgaaagtgTTAGGAAGAATTTAATATATCTTTTCATTTTATCAATCGCTTTTGTGATTGGTTATGGATTTATATGCATACCTTCGTTAGTTATTGCTATTGACCCACAaagtttgaattatttttcaattggcTTTCTGACTATTATGTACTGGATATCACTCGAAATAGAAATGTTGTTATCAATAATAACATGTTGTGTTACACCTGGTCTTAAACGATCCGTTAAAAAGCTGTGTTTTGTTATACTGTCTTGTAGTAGATACAATTATGTAACTTGA
- the LOC143453532 gene encoding uncharacterized protein LOC143453532: MSSNTTAAVGGMKILSTLAILTEQSSYTGTTNGSEEILYCQKDTRIFRTVELVVAVISVICHFFICAAFAFHGKNLRQNLVNIYAVNLIVANFLSAVSRVFSNWSKHFEDIQVPFPDDRYNNQTGLALQFTWLFSNVVVLILFLVVTAGISLVIMSLRDNLFRIHEMVAGLRRPSNVFGEQSSTGCVSRYKQWLRNNPRTYATCLIVMSWCLPILIALLSASTGGCIRKCDCVFDYVPSDQRPACPTSQGCHMFWTPMTNRVVIVQVSIWMLFVLILIYFLVRSLIDLRHLTAKRATAVSSYKNSKETHFGNSMFSESEQDPNKIQLEHTEPNNPNSLPGLISTDSATCSDDSGLGAETSSIFLKSVKKNIIYLSALSVLFIVGSGLVSIPSLIIAVYSQGVGNINDALLIPMYTTSIVIETIISIIVCYGSNRLRRAVSKMLISIYACISCSCLKRR, from the exons aTGTCTTCAAACACAACCGCAGCTGTAGGGGGAATGAAAATTCTTTCTACTTTAGCCATATTGACAGAACAGAGCTCATACACTGG AACGACCAATGGCAGCGAAGAAATTCTTTATTGCCAGAAGGACACAAGAATATTTCGTACAGTTGAACTGGTGGTCGCCGTTATTTCGGTCATATGCCACTTCTTCATTTGTGCAGCATTTGCGTTTCACGG gAAGAACCTCCGACAAAATTTGGTAAACATATACGCGGTTAATCTGATCGTCGCCAACTTCCTTTCAGCAGTCAGCCGAGTATTTTCAAACTGGTCAAAACATTTCGAAGATATACAAGTTCCATTTCCTGACGATCGCTATAACAACCAAACCGGACTAGCCCTACAGTTCACATGGCTCTTTTCAAACGTCGTGGTTCTGATATTATTTCTCG TTGTCACTGCTGGAATATCTCTCGTGATCATGTCGCTCCGAGATAACCTCTTCCGTATTCATGAGATGGTTGCCGGACTGAGAAGACCCTCCAATGTATTTGGTGAACAGTCATCTACTGGTTGCGTTAGCCG CTACAAGCAATGGCTCAGAAATAACCCGCGCACTTACGCCACTTGCCTTATTGTGATGTCCTGGTGTTTGCCTATTTTAATCGCGCTCTTGTCTGCATCTACTGGAGGTTGTATTCGCAAATGTGATTGCGTGTTTGACTACGTTCCATCTGATCAAAGACCTGCTTGTCCAACATCTCAGG GCTGTCATATGTTCTGGACCCCTATGACAAACCGTGTCGTCATAGTTCAAGTTTCAATTTGGATGCTCTTTGTTCTCATTCTCATCTACTTCCTGGTGCGTTCCTTGATAGACTTGCGCCACCTTACGGCTAAAAGGGCAACGGCTGTTTCCTCTTACAAGAATTCGAAGGAGACTCATTTCGGAAATTCCATGTTTTCCGAGTCAGAACAAGAcccaaataaaattcaactgGAACACACTGAACCAAACAATCCCAATTCATTGCCGGGCCTGATTTCAACGGATTCGGCCACTTGCAGTGACGATTCTGGTTTAGGAGCTGAAACTAGCAGCATTTTCTTGAAAAGTGTCAAGAAGAACATCATTTATCTTTCCGCCTTATCTGTCCTCTTCATCGTAGGTTCTGGTCTGGTGAGCATCCCTTCACTTATAATTGCCGTTTATTCACAAGGCGTGGGGAACATCAACGACGCACTGCTTATTCCGATGTACACAACTTCAATTGTGATTGAGACTATAATATCCATCATAGTCTGCTATGGCTCCAATCGCCTTCGAAGGGCCGTGTCAAAAATGCTGATCTCCATTTATGCTTGTATTTCCTGCTCTTGCCTTAAAAGGCGTTAA
- the LOC143454626 gene encoding uncharacterized protein LOC143454626 yields MYSTSSPHGLFGTTDAIHENSTHTECQSRRTPTFLVFSVLPTLSIVINGFILLAIVLYRHKLRQNHVYCLVGNTLLTNMIFSLLALYQILNLYFALDGYPDTEAVEKQGVVRNDARLWWAFYRAMLTAMFLVMCGNIGVLVSAIRDTSHGPLLFGSRALELFNKNRMDHGRKLAKMLSGFDRKRRQRRTWFYIFFVWLLPLLYVISAPLGWSCGWSCICLSGCYQHSQLDTLSHRHCSRVWPPMRHDWLFVGVTAWVICVFVVVAISWRAFTATKRHFQFCQDRVVNGNTSVVNQNICDDIPPVSYVKSPRHRSLMRSRQVSGRTLSSLRYLIWITVLFVVCTSPAMVLMLYDFFSDTNPSMALGNGCLCVSFAYCWICPLLLTRCLPGIRSAISSLLLKICKGGVKTQQRSIVSQVQSTSENV; encoded by the exons ATGTATTCAACTTCCAGTCCTCACGGGCTATTTGGTACCACAGATGCAATTCACGAAAATTCAACCCATACAGAATGTCAGAGTCGCCGAACACCGACCTTCCTGGTTTTTTCGGTTTTGCCGACATTATCAATCGTCATAAACGGATTTATTCTCCTAGCTATTGTACTGTATCGCCATAAGTTGCGTCAGAACCACGTGTACTGTTTGGTTGGAAATACCCTCCTGACAAATATGATCTTTTCTCTGTTAGCTCTGTACCAAATTCTTAACTTGTACTTTGCCCTGGATGGTTACCCGGACACAGAAGCCGTCGAAAAGCAGGGAGTCGTTCGAAACGATGCAAGATTATGGTGGGCATTCTACAG agccATGTTGACGGCGATGTTTCTTGTGATGTGCGGAAATATTGGTGTCCTAGTATCGGCCATCAGAGACACCAGCCACGGTCCGTTGCTTTTCGGATCTCGAGCTTTGGagcttttcaataaaaatcgGATGGATCACGGGCGTAAACTTGCTAAAATGCTGTCCGGTTTTGACCGGAAGCGACGTCAAAGACGGACAtggttttatattttcttcGTCTGGCTCCTACCTCTATTGTACGTCATCAGCGCCCCGCTGGGCTGGAGTTGCGGTTGGTCGTGTATTTGCTTGTCAG GTTGTTACCAGCATTCGCAGCTTGACACTTTGTCACATCGACACTGCTCGAGGGTGTGGCCTCCAATGCGTCACGACTGGTTGTTTGTGGGAGTGACGGCCTGGGTGATATGCGTATTTGTCGTCGTGGCTATCTCCTGGCGAGCCTTTACTGCCACCAAGCGGCACTTTCAATTCTGTCAGGACAG GGTGGTAAACGGGAACACATCTGTCGTGAACCAGAACATTTGTGACGATATTCCACCGGTATCCTACGTTAAAAGTCCACGTCATCGTTCTCTGATGCGGTCACGTCAAGTTTCG GGTCGTACTTTAAGCAGTTTGAGATACCTCATTTGGATCACTGTTCTTTTTGTTGTCTGCACCTCTCCCGCCATGGTGCTCATGCTGTACGACTTTTTCTCCGACACTAATCCTAGCATGGCGCTTGGAAACGGATGCTTATGCGTCTCTTTTGCGTATTGTTGGATTTGTCCATTGCTCTTAACTCGATGCTTACCTGGAATAAG ATCAGCTATTAGCAGCCTTCTTTTGAAGATATGTAAAGGTGGGGTAAAGACGCAACAGAGGAGCATTGTGTCTCAAGTCCAAAGTACAAGCGAAAACGTGTGA
- the LOC143460270 gene encoding uncharacterized protein LOC143460270: MSRNVADKVVMLPLLLGIFGSQFFFANGFLFGGGSTRRDCYITPWTNWKNCRPLPDGTSVETRIRYVTPASGGGKACSPNLQTKETRPCGQSPGEESKVATNVLLTAVASLTSPFASSKGTLSSGATNLPREKNSKGEYCDVIKTPAGQVLASGNCSPHKSRKRRSVDEEETLASFLKRFRRQILEQFSDIVLLMDKSRSISSSSNMQVIKEVAASIVHVICQAIDLSSDRTRVAVASFDTGFHRHIEMNRFAREDQKPALEAAIKGLKISPNGGTALNAAVDKARSNILHDKSKGSRYRDPRVRQMTFVISDGCGNGNDNLTPEIVRDRYKAEGSCIVSVFIGNDKNCKDHMQAFDTKCTCFQQFFYSSFADAKKNLVDEINKIPAGFCAAPTWNDLLLKC, translated from the exons ATGTCAAGGAACGTGGCAGACAAAGTGGTTATGTTACCGTTGCTACTCGGTATCTTTGGAAGCCAATTCTTCTTCGCCAATGGCTTTCTATTCGGAGGAGGTTCGACAAGAC GTGATTGTTACATTACTCCGTGGACGAACTGGAAGAACTGTCGGCCACTGCCCGACGGAACATCTGTAGAGACGAGAATCAGATACGTGACGCCAGCTAGCGGTGGTGGAAAGGCTTGCAGCccaaatttgcaaacaaaggAAACAAGAC CTTGTGGTCAATCCCCTGGTGAAGAGAGCAAAGTGGCGACCAACGTCCTGCTAACCGCCGTGGCTTCACTTACTTCACCCTTCGCGTCTTCTAAAGGAACGTTGAGTTCTGGGGCTACTAACTTACCTCGCGAAAAAAACTCCAAAGGTGaatattgtgatgtcataaagacGCCTGCAGGACAAGTTCTTGCGTCTGGAAACTGTAGTCCGCACAAGAGTCGTAAGAGAAGATCGGTGGATGAAGAAGAAACTCTGGCATCGTTTTTGAAGCGTTTCCGCCGACAAATT CTCGAACAATTTAGCGACATTGTTTTGCTGATGGACAAGAGTAGAAGTATAAGTAGTTCCAGTAACATGCAGGTTATCAAGGAGGTTGCAGCTTCTATTGTACACG TCATTTGCCAAGCAATTGACCTAAGTTCAGACCGTACCAGGGTAGCAGTGGCTTCCTTTGATACTGGGTTCCATCGCCATATTGAAATGAACCGATTTGCAAGGGAAGACCAAAAACCAGCTCTCGAAGCCGCTATCAAAGGTTTGAA GATAAGTCCAAATGGTGGAACTGCTTTGAATGCAGCCGTAGACAAGGCTCGATCAAATATCCTCCACGATAAATCAAAAGGATCACGCTACAGAGATCCAAGAGTAAGACAAATGACCTTCGTCATTTCAGACGG CTGCGGAAATGGTAACGATAACTTGACACCAGAGATAGTGAGAGATCGCTACAAAGCCGAAGGAAGCTGCATCGTGTCGGTTTTTATCGGGaatgataaaaattgcaaagacCACATGCAG GCTTTTGACACGAAATGTACTTGTTTCCAACAATTCTTTTACTCAAGTTTTGCGGACGCAAAGAAAAATCTTGTGGACGAGATTAACAAGATACCGGCAGGATTTTGCGCTGCTCCTACTTGGAACGACTTGTTGCTGAAATGTTAA